One genomic segment of Polyangiaceae bacterium includes these proteins:
- a CDS encoding OmpA family protein — protein sequence MRRVVAAGVALTCLLTCVLTPAALHAEPLRWHGNAGIAKAITGHQKDEFSLGVSGTAAMELPLTPSLGLALQVGGLWFDKSADPADPNIKPESSFTSGQVGLGARLRPFYASWDYESGWSAAGLWLSAAGGPALTAQTVRPSFDAYAGWDYLFGRGAYGVGPTVGFVHVFQPDDELRPADANILVFGVHGFVGKGKPAVDGDRDGDGIKDSIDRCPDDREDPDGWQDDDGCPELDNDLDGIEDIVDQCANDPEDKDGFEDQDGCPDRDNDQDAILDGDDKCPNDPEDRDGFEDQDGCPDDDNDKDGIPDKDDKCPDEPEVKNGYADDDGCPDAEQVRVVGDKIYLDDRVHFWVNSAKIRPVSYPLLERVAQLIADNPSWVHVEVQGHTDERGPEWFNEKLSQDRAASVAEFLASKGLVKERLSAKGFGSSQPMVDKKSERAWFMNRRVEFQITRQIKVKPTTGRGAAAGGER from the coding sequence GTGCGACGCGTCGTCGCGGCGGGAGTTGCCCTCACGTGCCTCCTGACGTGTGTGCTGACTCCCGCTGCGCTGCACGCCGAGCCGCTGCGCTGGCACGGCAACGCCGGTATCGCCAAGGCGATCACGGGCCATCAGAAAGACGAGTTCAGTCTGGGTGTGTCCGGGACGGCTGCGATGGAGCTGCCGTTGACGCCAAGCCTGGGCCTCGCGCTGCAAGTGGGTGGCCTGTGGTTCGACAAGTCTGCAGATCCCGCGGACCCGAACATCAAGCCCGAGAGCTCGTTCACCAGTGGGCAAGTCGGACTCGGAGCGCGATTGCGTCCGTTCTACGCGAGCTGGGACTACGAGAGCGGTTGGAGCGCTGCCGGGTTGTGGCTTTCGGCGGCGGGTGGGCCGGCGCTCACCGCTCAGACAGTCAGACCCAGTTTTGATGCGTATGCCGGTTGGGATTACCTTTTCGGTCGCGGTGCCTACGGAGTCGGTCCGACGGTGGGATTCGTCCACGTGTTCCAGCCCGACGACGAGCTGCGTCCGGCCGACGCCAACATCCTTGTGTTCGGAGTTCACGGTTTCGTGGGCAAGGGCAAGCCGGCAGTCGACGGGGATCGCGACGGCGATGGCATCAAGGACTCCATCGATCGTTGCCCGGACGACCGTGAGGACCCCGATGGTTGGCAAGACGACGACGGCTGCCCCGAGCTGGACAACGATCTCGACGGCATCGAAGACATCGTCGACCAGTGCGCCAACGACCCCGAAGACAAGGACGGCTTCGAAGACCAGGACGGCTGCCCGGATCGGGACAACGACCAGGACGCCATTCTGGACGGCGACGACAAGTGTCCGAACGATCCGGAGGATCGAGACGGCTTCGAGGATCAGGACGGTTGTCCCGACGACGACAACGACAAGGACGGCATTCCGGACAAGGACGACAAGTGCCCCGACGAGCCCGAAGTCAAGAACGGCTACGCCGACGACGACGGCTGTCCTGACGCCGAGCAGGTTCGCGTAGTCGGCGACAAGATCTACCTCGACGATCGCGTGCACTTCTGGGTCAACAGCGCCAAGATTCGCCCCGTGAGCTACCCCTTGCTCGAGCGCGTCGCCCAGCTGATCGCGGACAACCCGAGCTGGGTTCACGTGGAAGTGCAAGGGCACACGGACGAACGCGGCCCGGAATGGTTCAACGAGAAGCTATCGCAGGACCGTGCTGCTTCGGTGGCAGAGTTCCTGGCCAGCAAGGGCTTGGTCAAGGAACGACTGTCAGCCAAGGGCTTCGGCTCGAGTCAACCGATGGTCGACAAGAAGAGCGAGCGTGCGTGGTTCATGAATCGCCGCGTCGAGTTCCAGATCACGCGTCAGATCAAGGTCAAGCCTACGACCGGTCGCGGCGCCGCCGCTGGAGGTGAGCGATGA